A single region of the Sylvia atricapilla isolate bSylAtr1 unplaced genomic scaffold, bSylAtr1.pri scaffold_127_arrow_ctg1, whole genome shotgun sequence genome encodes:
- the LOC136374779 gene encoding uncharacterized protein: protein MDPRKDLEALVAMVAILGELAATVTTPHKDVWPLLYPESLHDDLSGLTWTLQSTLDHVAVIFVRQGLAILRATPRPTKADVTTAERVWQESVEILQHSWDKVYGDAMKIFSTLEGEDTAEATNEAINKATNEDPAEATATGLAGDLWDKIPPSQGTAGDSLVATAPQPSVALPSAMVAHDAPVAAATEGREEPMVATRQVQATSRGQQVKEARELLERFIDTCDGGTGFPWDLDSWLGGLEGSEEWTEEESPDDLDAALVEAKRLCGADWLWEASARLTKDHLVGTLKEIRICLCLTFTGFNVRDSPIGPIVAERCQKAMEDIPRLLGVSEVTSVTS from the exons ATGGACCCACGCAAG gatCTGGAGGCGCTGGTGGCCATGGTGGCCATCCTGGGGGAGCTGGCGGCCACCGTGACCACGCCACACAAGGATGTATGGCCGCTCCTGTACCCAGAGTCCCTGCACGATGACCTGTCGGGATTGACCTGGACCCTGCAGAGCACCCTGGACCACGTCGCTGTCATCTTTGTGCGCCAGGGCCTGGCCATCCTCAGGGCCACCCCGAGGCCCACCAAGGCCGATGTGACAACCGCAGAGAGAGTCTGGCAGGAGTCAGTGGAAATCCTCCaacacagctgggacaaggtGTACGGGGACGCCATGAAGATCTTCAGCACCTTGGAGGGTGAGGACACTGCCGAGGCCACCAACGAGGCCATCAACAAGGCCACCAATGAGGACCCTGCCGAGGCCACTGCCACCGGCCTGGCCGGGGACCTGTGGGACAAGATCCCCCCTAGCcaagggacagctggggacagcctggtggccacagccccacagccatcAGTGGCCCTGCCCTCGGCAATGGTCGCCCACGATGCCCCTGTGGCGGCGGCTACTGAGGGCAGGGAAGAGCCCATGGTGGCCACCAGGCAGGTCCAGGCCACCAGTAGAGGACAGCAGGTGAAGGAGGcccgggagctgctggagcgCTTCATAGATACGTGTGACGGAGGCACCGGGTTCCCCTGGGACCTGGATTCCTGGCTCGGGGGCCTCGAGGGCAGCGAGGAGTGGACAGAGGAGGAGTCCCCTGATGACCTCGATGCTGCGCTGGTCGAGGCCAAGCGGCTGTGTGGGGCTGACTGGCTGTGGGAGGCCAGCGCCCGCCTGACCAAGGATCACCTGGTGGGGACACTTAAGGAAATCCGTATATGCCTCTGTCTGACCTTTACTGGCTTTAATGTCCGTGATAGCCCCATTGGCCCCATAGTGGCCGAGCGGTGCCAAAAAGCCATGGAGGACATCCCGAGGCTGCTGGGGGTCAGTGAGGTCACCAGTGTGACATCATAG